A part of Lacibacter sp. H407 genomic DNA contains:
- a CDS encoding alpha-amylase family glycosyl hydrolase: MTLRQLLLVAPAAFLLLNSCTTTVEKKTTGTISPAVPDYVLQSNIYEVNVRQYTPEGTFKAFEAHLPRLKEMGAEILWFMPITPISKVDRKGELGSYYAVADYTAVNPEFGTIEDWKNLVNKAHELGFKVITDWVANHTGADNRWMQSNPDFFLKNKDGQFAYAFDWSDTRDLNYWNPLLHDSMINAMKFWLTETNIDGFRCDVAAEAPRSFWQRCITELKTVKPDIFLLAEGDVAWLHDAGFHASYGWDGFAKMKKVANGEVSAKVLDTVIRHLDESYPPNYIKMYFTSNHDENSWNKADYATMPGAVHAPFAVLSQTWKNTLPLIYSGQEEPFLDSISFFYKDTISFGKFQRAPFYKTLLALRKNTPALAVDAAYTKLQSSNDDAVFAYTREKGGKKVLVLLNLSNKPQTFTVQGTIAGEAQNVFVDKKEQLTDGQSFALAPWGYLVYSY; this comes from the coding sequence ATGACCCTCCGCCAACTATTGCTTGTTGCACCCGCTGCATTTCTTTTACTTAATTCATGTACAACAACGGTCGAAAAGAAAACAACGGGAACCATTTCACCTGCTGTTCCGGACTATGTTTTGCAGTCGAATATTTATGAAGTGAACGTAAGGCAATACACACCGGAGGGAACATTTAAAGCCTTCGAGGCTCACTTGCCGAGGCTAAAAGAAATGGGCGCAGAGATTCTCTGGTTCATGCCCATTACACCCATCAGCAAAGTTGATCGCAAAGGTGAATTGGGAAGTTATTATGCAGTGGCCGATTACACAGCGGTGAATCCGGAGTTTGGAACAATAGAAGATTGGAAAAATCTGGTGAACAAAGCACACGAACTGGGCTTTAAAGTGATTACGGATTGGGTTGCCAACCATACAGGCGCAGACAATCGTTGGATGCAATCGAACCCAGATTTTTTTCTGAAAAATAAAGACGGACAATTTGCATATGCATTCGACTGGAGTGATACACGTGATCTCAACTATTGGAATCCATTATTACACGACAGTATGATCAATGCAATGAAGTTTTGGTTAACAGAAACAAATATTGATGGATTTCGTTGCGATGTGGCAGCAGAAGCACCCCGCAGTTTCTGGCAACGATGCATTACAGAGTTGAAAACAGTAAAGCCTGATATATTTTTATTGGCTGAAGGTGATGTAGCCTGGTTGCATGATGCAGGCTTTCATGCCAGCTATGGCTGGGATGGATTTGCAAAGATGAAAAAAGTTGCCAATGGAGAAGTGAGTGCAAAAGTGTTGGACACAGTGATCCGTCATTTGGATGAAAGTTATCCGCCCAACTATATTAAAATGTATTTCACCAGCAATCACGATGAGAACAGCTGGAACAAAGCCGACTATGCCACCATGCCCGGTGCAGTACATGCACCGTTTGCTGTGTTATCACAAACATGGAAAAATACATTGCCATTAATTTACAGCGGACAGGAAGAACCGTTTCTGGATTCGATTTCTTTTTTCTACAAAGACACCATTTCATTCGGCAAATTTCAACGTGCACCGTTTTATAAAACATTATTGGCACTGCGTAAAAACACACCTGCGTTGGCAGTAGATGCAGCGTATACCAAGTTGCAATCTTCCAATGATGATGCAGTATTTGCTTACACAAGAGAGAAAGGTGGAAAGAAAGTGTTGGTGTTACTCAACCTTTCAAACAAACCACAAACATTTACAGTGCAGGGCACAATTGCCGGTGAAGCACAAAATGTATTTGTTGATAAAAAAGAACAGCTCACCGACGGACAAAGTTTTGCATTAGCGCCGTGGGGGTATTTGGTTTATAGCTACTAA
- the gyrA gene encoding DNA gyrase subunit A, which produces MDQIENAMENGPDRNGRIIPVNIEEQMKTAYIDYSMSVIVGRALPDVRDGLKPVHRRILFAMKELGLNYNKAYKKSARVVGEVLGKYHPHGDSSVYDAMVRMAQEWSMRYRLVDGQGNFGNQDGDGPAAMRYTEVRMQRMTESMLDDIDKETVDFQNNFDDSESEPSVLPSRIPQLLVNGSSGIAVGMATNMMPHNLGEVIDGCIAYIDNREITIDELMQFVKAPDFPTAGTIFGMEGIKAGFHFGRGRVVLRGKLTVETKTSGREQIIITEVPYQVNRDALTDKIGQLVNTKVIEGIVHVNNESNQKEGTRIVVDLKRDAVANVIINQLFKYTELQTSYGINNVALVKGRPRTLNLKDLISEFVEFRHEVVVRRAKYELRKAQERAHILLGYLIALDHLDEVIALIRSSATPDVAKENLINAGWGLDEIQAKAILELRLQRLTGMERDKIKNEYDELMKLINHLNELLSNEPMRYELIKTELLEIKDKFGDERRTEITYLDNEVRIEDLIKEEDVVITISHHGYIKRTSATEYRQQRRGGRGAIGSKTREEDYVEHLFVASTHHTLLFFTEKGRCYWMKSYEIPEGDKTSKGRAIQNMMQLPPDDKVRAIIDVANLDDEEFVKNHYIVLCTKKGIIKKTLLEDFSRRRATGVNAITINEGDQLLEAKMTDGNSEIMMAVKSGRAIRFPEAKVRPTGRGAIGVAGIEVDDDNDEVVGMICVNKDDTSRTVLVVSEKGYGKRTPIDEYRMTNRGGKGVKTINVTDKTGPLVGMLEVTEKEDLMISCKSGITIRMKVNQISEQGRATQGVKLIRVDEGDEIAAITRMDEPDEEDATEVPVEPSDVQD; this is translated from the coding sequence ATGGATCAAATTGAAAATGCAATGGAAAACGGCCCGGATAGAAATGGCCGCATAATTCCCGTTAATATCGAAGAGCAAATGAAAACGGCCTACATCGATTATTCGATGTCGGTAATCGTTGGTCGTGCTTTACCTGATGTAAGAGATGGATTAAAACCCGTTCACCGTCGTATTCTTTTTGCGATGAAAGAACTGGGATTGAACTACAACAAAGCCTACAAAAAGAGTGCAAGAGTTGTGGGTGAAGTGTTAGGTAAATACCATCCGCATGGTGACAGTTCCGTGTACGATGCAATGGTGCGTATGGCACAGGAGTGGAGTATGCGTTACAGATTGGTTGACGGACAAGGTAACTTTGGTAACCAGGATGGTGATGGCCCGGCGGCCATGCGTTATACGGAGGTGCGTATGCAACGTATGACGGAAAGCATGCTGGATGATATTGATAAAGAAACAGTCGATTTCCAGAACAACTTTGATGATTCAGAATCGGAACCATCTGTACTTCCATCACGTATTCCTCAATTATTGGTGAATGGCTCCAGCGGTATTGCTGTTGGTATGGCCACGAACATGATGCCGCACAATCTTGGTGAAGTAATTGATGGTTGTATTGCGTATATCGATAACCGTGAGATCACCATCGATGAATTGATGCAGTTTGTAAAAGCACCCGATTTTCCAACAGCAGGTACCATCTTTGGAATGGAAGGTATCAAAGCAGGTTTTCATTTTGGACGTGGACGGGTAGTGTTGCGTGGTAAGTTAACGGTTGAAACAAAAACAAGTGGTCGTGAACAGATCATTATTACCGAAGTTCCTTACCAGGTAAACCGGGATGCGTTGACGGATAAGATCGGTCAGCTTGTAAATACAAAAGTGATCGAAGGTATTGTTCATGTAAACAATGAAAGTAACCAGAAAGAAGGTACACGTATTGTTGTTGATCTGAAACGTGATGCAGTTGCAAACGTCATCATCAATCAACTGTTTAAATACACTGAACTCCAGACATCGTACGGTATCAACAACGTGGCATTGGTAAAAGGACGGCCACGTACACTCAATTTAAAAGATCTTATTTCTGAGTTTGTTGAATTCCGTCATGAAGTGGTGGTTCGCCGTGCGAAATACGAATTACGCAAAGCACAGGAACGGGCACATATTTTATTGGGCTATCTCATTGCACTGGATCATCTTGATGAAGTGATCGCACTCATCCGCAGTTCTGCAACTCCTGATGTGGCAAAAGAAAATCTGATCAATGCAGGTTGGGGCCTCGATGAAATACAGGCCAAAGCAATTCTTGAATTGCGTTTGCAACGTTTAACCGGCATGGAGCGTGATAAGATCAAGAATGAATATGATGAACTGATGAAGTTGATCAATCATTTGAATGAACTCTTATCAAATGAACCTATGCGTTATGAATTAATTAAAACAGAATTATTAGAGATCAAAGATAAGTTTGGCGACGAGCGCAGAACAGAAATTACGTACCTGGATAATGAAGTGCGTATTGAAGATCTCATCAAAGAAGAAGATGTGGTGATCACCATTTCACATCATGGATATATCAAGCGTACTTCTGCAACTGAATATCGTCAGCAACGCAGAGGCGGACGTGGAGCCATCGGCAGTAAAACAAGAGAAGAAGATTATGTAGAACATCTCTTTGTTGCATCTACCCATCATACATTATTATTCTTTACTGAAAAGGGAAGATGTTACTGGATGAAGAGTTATGAAATTCCGGAAGGTGATAAAACAAGTAAAGGACGTGCTATCCAGAATATGATGCAATTGCCACCGGATGATAAGGTGCGTGCAATTATTGACGTGGCCAACCTGGATGATGAAGAATTTGTGAAGAATCATTACATTGTACTTTGTACAAAGAAGGGTATCATCAAGAAAACATTGTTGGAAGACTTCAGCAGACGTCGTGCAACCGGTGTAAATGCAATTACCATTAATGAAGGTGATCAATTACTGGAAGCAAAAATGACCGATGGCAACAGTGAGATCATGATGGCAGTGAAGAGTGGTCGTGCTATTCGTTTCCCTGAAGCAAAAGTGCGACCAACGGGCCGTGGAGCCATTGGTGTAGCCGGTATTGAAGTGGATGATGATAACGATGAAGTGGTTGGTATGATTTGTGTAAATAAGGATGATACTTCCAGAACCGTTTTAGTTGTGAGTGAAAAAGGATACGGTAAGCGTACGCCGATCGATGAATACCGCATGACCAACAGGGGAGGGAAAGGAGTGAAGACGATCAATGTAACCGACAAAACCGGTCCGTTGGTTGGGATGCTCGAAGTAACGGAGAAAGAAGATCTGATGATCAGTTGTAAAAGTGGCATCACCATTCGTATGAAGGTAAACCAGATCAGCGAACAAGGCAGGGCTACACAAGGTGTGAAACTGATCAGGGTAGATGAAGGCGATGAAATTGCAGCCATTACCCGTATGGATGAGCCGGACGAAGAGGATGCAACGGAAGTACCGGTTGAACCATCTGATGTACAGGACTAA
- the holA gene encoding DNA polymerase III subunit delta has product MNIDKILNEWKKGKFKPVYWFEGEEDYYIDQLVDAAEHKILSEAEAGFNLSVFYGKDSSWADVVNACMRYPMFSDKQVVILKEAQQMKDIDKLESYIGNPLVSTVFVVAHKEKKVDGRSKLAKLLKEKGEVISTKKMYDNELPAWTQDLIEHKGYQPTQKAVHLLVDHIGNDLSRIANEVDKVILNLGDRKTINDDDIEKFVGISKEYNVFELQNAVGKKNLSKALQIVEYFEGNPKAAPIQLVLPSLYSYFSKVFMLFGTQGDDKTVAAQTGINAWFLKDYKASANIYGFEGVQSALLLMHHYNLRSVGVGDVGTEDASLLKEMIYKMMM; this is encoded by the coding sequence ATGAATATTGATAAAATTCTGAATGAGTGGAAAAAGGGAAAGTTCAAACCGGTTTATTGGTTTGAAGGAGAAGAAGATTATTACATCGATCAATTGGTTGACGCTGCTGAACATAAAATTTTAAGTGAAGCCGAAGCAGGGTTTAATTTGAGCGTTTTTTATGGCAAAGATTCCAGTTGGGCCGATGTTGTGAATGCCTGCATGCGTTATCCCATGTTTTCTGATAAGCAGGTGGTGATATTGAAAGAAGCCCAGCAAATGAAAGACATCGACAAGCTGGAAAGTTATATCGGCAATCCACTGGTCTCTACCGTTTTTGTTGTGGCGCACAAAGAAAAAAAAGTAGATGGTAGAAGTAAGCTGGCCAAACTGTTGAAAGAAAAAGGCGAAGTGATCAGTACAAAAAAAATGTACGATAATGAACTGCCTGCCTGGACCCAGGACCTGATCGAACACAAAGGTTATCAGCCAACGCAAAAAGCGGTTCACTTGTTAGTTGATCATATCGGGAACGATCTCAGTCGTATTGCCAACGAGGTAGATAAAGTGATCTTAAACCTCGGCGATCGTAAAACAATTAACGACGACGACATTGAAAAATTTGTTGGCATTAGCAAGGAATACAATGTGTTTGAACTGCAGAATGCGGTTGGTAAAAAGAACCTGTCGAAAGCGTTACAGATCGTTGAGTATTTTGAAGGCAATCCAAAAGCTGCACCCATTCAATTAGTGTTGCCATCACTTTACAGTTATTTTTCCAAAGTGTTTATGTTGTTTGGAACGCAGGGCGATGATAAAACTGTAGCAGCACAAACAGGGATCAATGCCTGGTTTTTGAAAGATTACAAGGCATCAGCAAACATTTACGGATTTGAAGGCGTGCAATCAGCTTTATTACTCATGCATCATTATAATTTGCGAAGTGTCGGCGTAGGTGATGTGGGTACAGAAGATGCTTCACTGTTGAAAGAGATGATCTATAAGATGATGATGTAG
- the glmM gene encoding phosphoglucosamine mutase encodes MALMKSISGIRGTIGGAPGDNLTPVDIVKFTAAYATILGKGKKVIVGRDGRMSGEMVRSLVVNTLIGMGLDVIDLGLSTTPTVEMAVKFEGAAGGIILTASHNPKQWNALKLLNEKGEFISAELGLQMLGIAEKEAFDFAGVDELGSYSYDESLLQTHIDAILVHPLVNKKKIAEKKFKVVIDAINSSGAVAVPALLEALGVTNYTVLHADMHGNFAHNPEPLAENLVDLCTEVVKQQADLGIAVDPDVDRLCFVSDDGSLFGEEYTLVAVADYILSKQKGNTVSNLSSTRALKDVTEKHGGEYFASAVGEVNVVTMMKEVNAVIGGEGNGGIIDPQLHYGRDALIGIALFLTHLAQTGKTTAELRKTYPDYFMSKQKIDLPKETDVKALLVKVKDQYASQPVNTIDGVKIEFDKSWVHLRSSNTEPIIRVYSEASTIEKADALANEVMNVIKGLM; translated from the coding sequence ATGGCTTTAATGAAATCGATCTCCGGCATTCGTGGTACCATTGGTGGTGCACCCGGTGATAATTTAACACCTGTTGATATTGTAAAATTCACGGCAGCATATGCAACGATTCTTGGCAAAGGCAAAAAGGTAATTGTCGGTCGTGATGGACGGATGAGTGGCGAAATGGTGCGCAGCCTGGTGGTGAATACCTTGATCGGTATGGGATTGGATGTGATCGATCTCGGCCTCAGTACAACACCCACCGTTGAAATGGCGGTGAAGTTTGAAGGAGCTGCGGGAGGTATTATTTTAACGGCATCGCATAACCCAAAACAATGGAATGCACTAAAGCTCTTAAATGAAAAAGGAGAATTCATCAGTGCTGAACTTGGTTTGCAAATGCTGGGCATTGCAGAAAAAGAAGCATTTGATTTTGCAGGAGTGGATGAATTAGGTTCCTATTCTTACGATGAAAGTTTATTACAAACACATATTGATGCCATTCTTGTGCATCCGTTGGTGAATAAAAAGAAGATCGCTGAAAAGAAATTCAAGGTGGTGATTGATGCCATCAACAGTTCAGGTGCTGTTGCTGTACCCGCTTTGCTGGAAGCATTGGGCGTAACAAACTATACTGTTTTGCATGCAGATATGCATGGCAACTTTGCACATAACCCTGAGCCGCTTGCTGAAAACCTCGTCGATCTTTGCACAGAAGTGGTAAAGCAGCAAGCCGATCTCGGTATTGCAGTTGATCCCGATGTAGATCGCCTGTGTTTTGTAAGTGATGATGGCAGTTTGTTTGGTGAAGAATATACATTGGTTGCTGTTGCAGATTATATATTATCAAAACAAAAAGGTAATACGGTTTCAAATCTTTCTTCCACACGTGCTTTAAAAGATGTAACAGAAAAACATGGTGGTGAATACTTTGCCAGTGCAGTAGGAGAGGTGAATGTGGTAACGATGATGAAGGAAGTAAATGCAGTGATCGGTGGCGAAGGCAACGGTGGTATCATCGATCCGCAATTGCATTATGGAAGGGATGCATTGATCGGCATTGCTTTATTCCTCACACATCTTGCACAAACCGGTAAAACAACAGCAGAGCTTCGCAAAACATATCCGGATTATTTCATGAGCAAGCAAAAGATCGATCTCCCAAAAGAGACTGATGTAAAAGCATTGCTGGTAAAAGTGAAAGATCAATATGCTTCACAACCTGTTAATACCATAGATGGTGTGAAAATTGAGTTCGATAAAAGTTGGGTGCATTTGCGGAGCAGCAATACAGAACCCATCATCCGGGTTTATTCGGAAGCTTCAACAATTGAAAAAGCCGATGCATTGGCAAATGAGGTAATGAATGTGATAAAGGGGTTGATGTAA
- a CDS encoding cysteine desulfurase family protein yields the protein MTRIYFDNAATTAIDPQVLDAMLPYLQNGFGNPSSIYSFGRETRLAIENARKSVAKTLNAHPAEIFFTSGGTESSNTAITASVRDLGCKHIITSRIEHHATLHTVEYLDNLDEAKVSYVDVLPNGHIDLEHLEQLLAANEEKTLVTLMHANNEIGNITDLHAVGNLCKLYNAIFHSDTVQTIGHFPLDLRSTPVHFISGSAHKFHGPKGAGLLYINENVHIKPYIHGGGQERNMRAGTENVYGIVGFAKALQIATEKLEEESAHIQGIKYYMIEQLKKQIKGISFNGDPMGRSNYTVLNVSFPKSEKSEMLLMNLDMEGICASGGSACTSGAQQGSHVIRAINSNPNQIPVRFSFSKYNTKEEVDIVVEKLKTLI from the coding sequence ATGACCCGTATTTATTTTGACAATGCCGCCACTACGGCCATCGATCCGCAGGTTTTAGATGCCATGCTTCCGTATTTGCAAAACGGTTTTGGCAATCCATCTTCTATTTATTCATTCGGACGGGAAACAAGACTAGCCATTGAAAATGCACGCAAGAGCGTAGCCAAAACACTCAATGCACATCCTGCAGAAATTTTCTTTACCAGCGGAGGCACAGAAAGTTCCAATACAGCGATCACAGCATCGGTTCGTGATCTTGGTTGCAAACATATCATCACATCACGTATTGAGCACCATGCTACGTTGCACACTGTAGAATACTTAGATAATCTCGACGAAGCCAAAGTGAGTTATGTTGATGTTCTTCCCAATGGCCATATTGATCTGGAACATCTGGAGCAACTGCTTGCAGCAAACGAAGAAAAAACTTTGGTCACGCTGATGCATGCAAACAACGAGATCGGCAACATCACCGATCTGCATGCGGTTGGAAATTTGTGCAAATTATACAATGCCATTTTTCATTCTGATACGGTACAAACCATCGGACATTTTCCGCTTGATCTGCGCAGCACACCTGTTCATTTCATCAGCGGTTCAGCACATAAATTTCATGGCCCGAAAGGCGCAGGGTTGTTATATATCAACGAGAATGTTCACATCAAACCATACATTCATGGTGGCGGACAGGAACGAAACATGCGTGCCGGAACAGAGAACGTGTATGGCATTGTTGGTTTTGCTAAAGCATTGCAGATCGCAACTGAAAAACTCGAAGAAGAAAGTGCACATATACAAGGCATCAAATACTATATGATCGAGCAATTGAAAAAGCAGATCAAGGGTATCAGCTTCAATGGCGATCCAATGGGCAGAAGCAACTACACAGTGTTGAATGTAAGTTTTCCAAAATCAGAAAAATCAGAAATGTTGTTGATGAATCTGGATATGGAGGGCATCTGTGCATCGGGTGGCAGCGCCTGCACCAGTGGTGCACAACAAGGTTCACATGTAATTCGTGCCATCAACAGCAACCCCAATCAAATTCCTGTTCGTTTCTCTTTCAGCAAATACAATACAAAAGAAGAAGTGGATATTGTGGTTGAGAAACTGAAAACGTTGATCTGA
- a CDS encoding cryptochrome/deoxyribodipyrimidine photo-lyase family protein, whose amino-acid sequence MQELINIVWFKKDLRLTDHAPLAAAVKNGLPVLLLHFFEPGLMGAADSDERHWRFIYESIEEIKAKLHYNQIHFYSLHAEVIPVLQELKSIYNIKAVFSHEETGNAISYERDKAVAVFCKQHNIQWIEHPTNGIIRGLTNRKNWSERWTETMTSAEHTVELSAIQAVQLPASFDVHDACETLPKNLTKRNPLFQPGGETAAWRYLHSFLNERYVTYSRHISKPEESRKSCSRISPYLTYGNVSMKQVYQATVKAAQETSYKRPLHFFTARLHWHCHFIQKFESECRMEFENLNRGFDVIRTEVNEEYLKAWKNGVTGVPLIDACMRCVTQTGYLNFRMRSMLASFLTHHLWQPWQAGAAHLARQFLDYEPGIHYPQFQMQAGTMGVNTIRIYNPVKQGKDHDPEGFFIRKWIPELIEVPVEFIHEPWLMSSMEQQLHKLQLGVDYPLPIIDVHAAAAFARKHLWDTKKSKPVIHDNKRVLEKHTKRK is encoded by the coding sequence ATGCAGGAATTGATCAATATTGTTTGGTTTAAAAAGGATCTTAGACTTACTGATCATGCTCCATTGGCCGCTGCTGTGAAAAACGGTTTACCTGTATTGTTGCTTCATTTCTTTGAACCTGGCTTGATGGGTGCTGCCGACAGTGATGAACGGCACTGGCGTTTCATTTATGAATCAATTGAAGAAATAAAAGCAAAGCTTCATTACAATCAAATTCACTTCTATTCGCTCCATGCCGAAGTAATACCTGTACTTCAGGAATTAAAAAGCATTTACAATATCAAAGCTGTTTTTTCACATGAAGAAACCGGAAATGCCATCAGCTACGAACGGGATAAAGCAGTTGCTGTTTTTTGTAAGCAACACAACATACAATGGATAGAGCATCCAACCAACGGCATCATACGCGGTTTAACAAATCGTAAAAACTGGAGTGAACGATGGACGGAAACCATGACGTCAGCAGAGCACACGGTGGAGCTCTCTGCAATTCAAGCAGTGCAACTACCAGCATCGTTTGATGTGCATGATGCTTGTGAAACACTCCCAAAAAATCTGACAAAAAGGAATCCGTTGTTTCAGCCAGGTGGAGAAACCGCAGCCTGGCGTTATCTGCATTCGTTTCTAAACGAACGCTACGTTACTTACAGCAGGCATATATCAAAACCGGAAGAAAGCAGAAAAAGCTGCAGCCGCATTTCGCCTTATTTAACATACGGCAATGTGAGTATGAAACAGGTATATCAGGCAACAGTAAAAGCGGCACAAGAAACATCGTATAAACGACCGCTGCATTTTTTTACCGCCCGTCTTCACTGGCATTGCCATTTCATTCAAAAATTTGAAAGCGAATGCCGCATGGAATTTGAAAACCTGAACAGAGGTTTTGATGTGATTCGTACAGAAGTCAATGAAGAATATCTGAAGGCATGGAAAAACGGCGTAACCGGTGTTCCGTTGATTGATGCCTGTATGCGTTGCGTTACGCAAACCGGCTATCTTAACTTTCGTATGCGCAGTATGCTGGCTTCATTTCTAACACATCATTTGTGGCAACCCTGGCAAGCGGGTGCGGCCCATTTAGCCAGGCAGTTTTTAGATTACGAGCCGGGCATTCATTATCCGCAATTTCAAATGCAGGCGGGAACCATGGGTGTGAATACCATTCGCATTTACAATCCGGTGAAGCAAGGGAAAGATCATGACCCTGAAGGTTTCTTCATAAGAAAATGGATACCCGAATTAATAGAAGTGCCTGTTGAGTTTATCCATGAACCTTGGTTGATGAGCAGTATGGAACAACAATTACATAAGCTGCAATTAGGTGTTGACTATCCCCTCCCGATTATTGATGTGCATGCAGCTGCGGCTTTTGCAAGGAAACATTTATGGGATACGAAAAAGTCGAAACCTGTTATTCATGATAATAAACGTGTGTTGGAAAAACATACGAAACGAAAGTGA
- a CDS encoding DUF6089 family protein, whose product MQKKLILSIFAVTVSVFSIAQDLRLNLFGGLANYSGDLQDKALTFQQARYSIGLWASYDINPFVMLRGGLHVAKVGAEDRFQANPANQLRNLSFQTNIIELHAGAEYHFLGMDNRVFSPYVFGGLGGFYNNPYAFDQGGNKVFLKPLSTEGQGVAGYPDRQPYSLTQFAVPFGVGVRMVLTDRVDVGLEFGYRKTFTDYMDDVSRSYIDQNALLLARGPKAVEMAFRTPELPTHSNDPYPVDLEKRGSPQYKDNYYFLGLTLTYRLTGGDRSGAGSGSRFGGKRRSGLGCPTNVF is encoded by the coding sequence ATGCAAAAGAAACTGATCTTATCAATTTTCGCCGTTACAGTTAGTGTTTTCTCAATTGCCCAGGACTTGCGTTTGAATCTGTTTGGTGGGCTCGCAAATTATAGCGGCGATCTGCAAGACAAAGCACTTACGTTTCAACAAGCCCGTTATTCAATTGGCTTATGGGCCAGTTATGATATCAATCCTTTTGTGATGTTACGTGGCGGATTGCATGTGGCTAAAGTGGGAGCCGAAGATCGCTTTCAAGCCAATCCGGCCAACCAGTTGCGTAATCTCAGTTTCCAAACCAATATTATTGAACTCCATGCCGGAGCCGAATATCATTTCCTTGGTATGGATAACCGGGTTTTTTCGCCATATGTCTTTGGCGGGCTGGGAGGGTTTTATAACAATCCATATGCATTTGATCAGGGAGGGAACAAAGTATTTCTGAAACCACTTTCAACTGAAGGACAAGGTGTGGCTGGTTATCCCGACAGGCAGCCTTACAGTCTCACTCAATTTGCCGTTCCTTTTGGAGTGGGTGTGCGTATGGTTTTAACCGACAGGGTTGATGTGGGGCTTGAATTTGGATATCGCAAAACGTTTACAGATTACATGGATGATGTAAGCCGTTCCTATATCGATCAAAATGCATTGTTACTGGCACGTGGTCCAAAAGCAGTTGAAATGGCGTTCCGCACACCCGAGTTACCAACACATTCAAACGATCCCTATCCGGTAGATCTTGAAAAAAGAGGCAGTCCGCAATACAAAGACAACTACTATTTTCTTGGTCTTACACTCACGTACCGCTTAACAGGAGGCGATCGATCAGGTGCAGGAAGTGGCAGTCGTTTTGGTGGAAAACGCCGCTCCGGATTAGGTTGCCCAACCAATGTTTTCTAA
- a CDS encoding tryptophan 2,3-dioxygenase family protein: MKPDNGQYYPSYLRLESILDSQHPLSFAEGQEPAHDEMLFIIIHQAYELWFKQILFELDFVKKVFSKEKVDDNSEDLNLCRHRLQRVTRILALLNQQVTVLDTMTPLDFLEFRNLLTPASGFQSKQFRLIEATLGLKMEKRHQQDYYKRTNEGGFAQKDFDEINSIETSSTILQLVNQWLERMPFFDDKFWQSYNNVYPATQMHPFWNDYRSIYQNSLTEREQHKLSDFDAQFIAEKQADGSFSDAAMRSALFIMLYRDFPVFQTSFQILDTLIEIDHWLAGWRHKHYVMVRRMIGMRVGTGNTTGAGYLEGAVQQHYIFKDLAALSTYLIERKRLPKLPDELIKALGFLS, translated from the coding sequence ATGAAACCCGATAACGGCCAATACTACCCTTCTTATTTGCGGCTCGAAAGTATACTCGATAGTCAGCATCCCTTAAGTTTTGCAGAAGGACAGGAACCGGCGCATGATGAAATGCTGTTCATCATTATTCATCAGGCGTATGAACTTTGGTTTAAACAGATCTTGTTTGAACTGGACTTTGTAAAAAAGGTATTCAGTAAGGAAAAGGTGGATGATAACAGTGAAGACCTGAACCTTTGCCGCCATCGTCTGCAACGGGTAACACGCATACTTGCCTTGCTGAACCAGCAGGTAACGGTATTGGATACAATGACGCCACTCGACTTTCTTGAATTCAGGAACCTGCTTACTCCTGCCTCCGGTTTTCAAAGCAAGCAGTTTCGTTTAATTGAAGCAACGCTCGGGTTGAAGATGGAAAAGCGTCATCAACAGGATTATTACAAACGCACCAACGAAGGAGGCTTTGCACAAAAAGATTTTGATGAGATCAATTCCATTGAAACCTCTTCTACCATTCTTCAACTGGTGAATCAATGGCTGGAGCGGATGCCTTTTTTTGATGACAAATTCTGGCAGAGTTATAACAACGTATATCCTGCTACGCAAATGCATCCATTCTGGAATGATTACCGTTCGATTTATCAAAACAGCCTGACCGAAAGGGAACAACACAAGCTGTCCGATTTTGATGCACAGTTCATTGCAGAAAAACAAGCTGATGGATCGTTCAGTGATGCAGCGATGCGAAGTGCATTGTTCATTATGCTGTATCGTGACTTTCCGGTTTTTCAAACTTCGTTTCAAATACTTGATACCTTAATTGAAATTGATCATTGGCTGGCAGGCTGGCGACATAAACATTATGTAATGGTGCGGCGTATGATCGGCATGCGTGTGGGCACAGGTAACACAACCGGTGCAGGTTACCTGGAAGGTGCGGTTCAACAGCATTATATATTTAAAGACCTCGCTGCTTTGTCAACCTATTTGATTGAACGGAAACGATTACCAAAGTTGCCGGATGAATTGATTAAGGCGTTGGGGTTTCTGAGTTGA